A single genomic interval of Bacillus solimangrovi harbors:
- a CDS encoding ATP-binding protein, producing the protein MNIDPLYILNANYRCKYEYGLSPFEKPNLVSKLSDDALNQKKEEYKELISMTKFFMTKLLAFLEKIPTVIFITDDNGGVIESFGDELLLNSLNLGEGLIFNEKISGTNSVTLSLAHKQPIQVVGKQHFFHMLHGYSCSTCPFSLTDCDKTSGTITLMTTVDNSSPFHLGLVSSAVDSIERELKLRDTNQRLSLLNQMMISSIKNGIVITDNNGIIIDFNATAEEILSVKKSEIIGDKIENYNDISCILKKVIQNQEEFQDVEHTFSNGKTCIIDAFPLYSESNRLEGGFIQFRDITERRKLEDEIIASEKFSAIGKLSAGLAHEIRNPLTPIMGFVKLVMEKHKEDIKTEQYLTLVLNELRRVKKLVDDFVIVSKPETPSKELINIKTLIDETTNLMQSQFLLHNASIEINNQLEEEIFLKMDGSQIKQVLINLIQNALDAIEEKGKITISLMKVNLEVVIVVEDNGAGIEDTLLAKLFNPFFSTKEEGIGLGLSICYRIIQNHQGDITVHSTLGEGTTFKIYLPLNESIETEDIT; encoded by the coding sequence TTGAATATTGATCCACTATACATTTTAAATGCAAATTATCGTTGCAAATATGAATATGGACTTTCTCCATTTGAGAAACCGAACCTCGTTTCAAAACTATCAGATGATGCATTAAATCAAAAGAAAGAAGAATATAAGGAACTTATTTCGATGACTAAGTTTTTCATGACAAAGTTACTCGCTTTCTTAGAAAAAATACCAACTGTCATCTTTATAACAGATGACAATGGTGGTGTCATAGAAAGCTTTGGAGATGAATTGTTATTGAATTCGTTAAACTTAGGCGAGGGGTTAATATTTAATGAAAAGATATCAGGTACAAACTCTGTCACATTAAGCCTTGCCCATAAACAGCCTATTCAAGTTGTCGGTAAACAACACTTTTTCCATATGCTTCACGGCTATTCATGTAGCACGTGCCCTTTCAGCTTAACTGATTGTGATAAAACTAGTGGCACAATTACACTCATGACAACTGTTGATAATTCGAGTCCCTTTCATCTTGGTTTAGTCTCTTCAGCCGTTGACTCTATCGAACGTGAATTAAAGCTAAGGGATACTAATCAACGTCTATCATTATTAAATCAAATGATGATTAGCTCCATAAAAAATGGGATTGTCATTACTGATAATAACGGGATAATCATAGATTTTAATGCAACTGCAGAAGAAATACTATCAGTCAAAAAATCAGAAATAATCGGAGATAAAATTGAAAATTATAACGATATATCCTGCATTCTTAAAAAAGTTATTCAAAATCAAGAGGAATTCCAAGATGTAGAACACACCTTCTCTAACGGGAAAACATGTATTATTGATGCTTTTCCACTCTATTCTGAAAGCAATAGATTAGAAGGAGGATTCATTCAATTTCGTGATATTACTGAACGACGAAAGCTCGAAGATGAAATTATCGCTTCAGAGAAATTCTCTGCAATTGGAAAATTAAGTGCAGGGCTTGCACATGAAATACGTAACCCACTCACACCAATTATGGGTTTTGTGAAGTTAGTTATGGAAAAGCATAAAGAAGACATTAAAACAGAGCAGTATTTGACATTAGTACTTAACGAACTTAGAAGAGTAAAAAAACTTGTCGATGATTTTGTCATCGTCTCTAAACCTGAAACGCCATCAAAAGAATTAATCAATATTAAAACGCTCATTGATGAAACAACAAATTTAATGCAAAGTCAATTTTTGCTTCATAATGCTTCAATTGAAATAAACAATCAATTAGAAGAAGAGATTTTCCTGAAGATGGATGGGTCACAAATTAAACAAGTATTAATTAACCTTATACAAAATGCATTAGATGCTATAGAAGAAAAAGGGAAGATAACAATTTCTTTAATGAAGGTAAATCTTGAAGTCGTTATCGTTGTAGAAGACAATGGAGCAGGAATTGAAGATACTTTGCTTGCGAAATTGTTTAATCCGTTCTTTTCTACTAAAGAAGAAGGTATTGGACTCGGTCTATCGATCTGTTATCGAATCATTCAAAATCATCAAGGAGATATTACTGTTCACTCTACCTTAGGAGAAGGTACAACATTCAAAATCTATTTACCTCTTAATGAATCTATAGAAACGGAGGATATCACATGA
- a CDS encoding response regulator transcription factor: MIRIVIAEDQQMLLGAFGSLLDLEEDMEVVGKASNGADAVSLVHKFQPDVCIMDIEMPGKTGLEAAEDLKEFDCKVIILTTFARSGYFQRALKAGVNGYLLKDSPSEELASSIRAVMRGKRMYAPELMEDFYSSDNPLSKREREVLELVADGNDTKEIADKLSIKTGTVRNYISTILEKLEVKNRIEAITQSKERGWFK, translated from the coding sequence ATGATTCGAATTGTTATTGCAGAAGACCAACAGATGTTGCTAGGAGCGTTTGGTTCTTTACTTGATTTGGAAGAGGATATGGAAGTCGTCGGAAAAGCATCGAATGGGGCAGATGCGGTATCACTTGTTCACAAATTTCAACCAGATGTCTGCATTATGGATATAGAAATGCCAGGTAAGACTGGGCTTGAAGCTGCAGAAGACCTTAAAGAATTCGATTGTAAAGTAATTATTTTAACGACATTTGCACGTTCGGGATATTTTCAGCGTGCATTAAAAGCAGGTGTAAACGGGTATCTGTTGAAGGATAGTCCAAGTGAGGAGCTGGCAAGCTCTATTCGCGCTGTTATGAGGGGAAAGAGAATGTATGCACCAGAACTAATGGAAGACTTTTATAGTTCAGATAATCCTCTGTCTAAAAGAGAGAGAGAAGTTTTAGAGTTAGTTGCTGATGGAAATGATACGAAGGAAATTGCAGATAAATTGAGTATTAAAACAGGTACAGTTCGTAATTATATATCAACTATTTTAGAAAAATTAGAAGTGAAGAATCGTATCGAAGCAATTACACAATCGAAAGAAAGAGGTTGGTTTAAATAA
- a CDS encoding carboxymuconolactone decarboxylase family protein, protein MSNKEVGFDTLHTLSGDSGIKSLESLRDFSEDLAKYVVEFAYGEIHSRDHFTLREKELLTLSSLLAQPGCENALRFHYRAALNIGMSKQELIEIIIHCLPYVGFPKAMQGIEVLQEILQETTQ, encoded by the coding sequence TTGTCTAATAAAGAAGTTGGATTTGATACTTTACATACATTATCTGGTGATTCAGGTATTAAGAGCTTAGAATCACTTAGAGATTTTTCAGAAGATTTAGCGAAATATGTAGTTGAATTTGCATATGGTGAAATTCATTCACGTGACCATTTTACATTAAGAGAAAAAGAGCTGTTAACACTTTCTTCTTTACTTGCTCAGCCTGGTTGTGAAAATGCATTACGATTTCATTATAGAGCAGCGTTAAATATTGGGATGTCAAAGCAGGAGTTGATTGAGATCATCATTCATTGTTTACCATATGTTGGTTTCCCAAAAGCAATGCAAGGTATAGAAGTGCTACAAGAAATTTTACAAGAAACAACTCAATGA
- a CDS encoding thiamine pyrophosphate-binding protein — MTETVLSILVNHIKHWNITHVFGIPGKPVGPIVFELEKQGISFVLSRHECASGYEASGYSLQSGTLGVALGTSGPGATNLITAAGQAMAHNLPVLFLTGSMSAAETGKSFAQDSSFFSTDLVKMFEPVTRFSARVERKELTERYIQHALEKAFSGTKGPVHLSFPLDVLLDDIEPFIVDIPTISHTVSTSLDNCADLLNKAKRPLLLLGKGVRSSGCYEEVVQFAEKWQIPVSTTGGGKGTFPTNHHLSIGGFGLGGSIEVDQYLLSGVDVMIVIGSSLSDMSTAGFTEEMYPEQVIHFDYNRTFVGKMITRPTLFIEGDAKENLHLLLQKETPHISRDLPQPKTPIVISNEHRDFMSSAEAVQEIRRHLPHDTLVFADAGSHAYYGVKYFDTYQPGTFIFDDLFIAMGNGIGMSIGAKAASPTRIVACITGDGCMYMHGTELATAVDISANVIFFMFNNGKIDMVEKGMKKWFGSSVKTVFQPALDGVKFAESMGARGILVQNLEDIEDAINIAMSESGPTLIELIVDPDEVPPTLKRDD, encoded by the coding sequence ATGACTGAAACAGTCCTTTCTATTCTCGTAAATCATATTAAACATTGGAATATAACACATGTGTTTGGTATTCCAGGCAAACCCGTCGGACCAATTGTCTTTGAATTAGAAAAACAAGGAATTTCCTTTGTTTTAAGCAGACATGAATGCGCATCAGGTTATGAAGCTAGTGGTTATAGTTTGCAATCTGGAACACTAGGTGTTGCACTCGGTACTTCTGGACCTGGTGCTACAAATTTAATAACAGCAGCAGGACAAGCAATGGCTCACAATCTTCCAGTTCTATTTCTAACAGGCAGTATGTCTGCTGCAGAAACAGGCAAGTCATTCGCACAAGATTCATCCTTCTTTTCTACAGATCTAGTTAAAATGTTTGAACCTGTAACCCGATTCAGCGCACGTGTAGAGCGAAAGGAGCTCACTGAAAGATATATTCAACATGCACTAGAAAAAGCATTCTCAGGTACAAAAGGGCCTGTCCACCTATCGTTTCCGTTAGACGTGCTCTTAGATGATATCGAACCGTTTATTGTCGATATTCCAACAATAAGTCATACCGTTTCTACATCACTAGATAACTGTGCAGATTTATTGAATAAGGCAAAGCGCCCACTCTTACTCTTGGGAAAAGGTGTCCGTTCCTCAGGTTGTTATGAAGAAGTAGTACAGTTTGCAGAGAAGTGGCAGATTCCAGTCTCAACAACTGGAGGTGGAAAAGGAACATTTCCAACGAATCATCATTTATCAATAGGAGGATTTGGATTAGGTGGATCTATTGAGGTAGACCAATATTTACTATCAGGTGTTGATGTCATGATTGTAATTGGTTCCTCACTTAGTGATATGTCAACAGCTGGATTTACAGAAGAGATGTACCCTGAACAAGTTATTCATTTTGACTACAATCGAACATTTGTCGGCAAGATGATTACACGTCCGACATTGTTTATTGAAGGTGACGCAAAAGAAAATTTACATCTATTATTACAAAAAGAGACACCTCATATAAGTCGCGATCTACCACAACCGAAAACTCCTATAGTAATTAGTAATGAGCATCGTGATTTCATGTCTTCAGCTGAAGCAGTACAAGAAATTCGCCGTCACTTACCACATGATACATTAGTATTTGCAGATGCAGGTAGTCATGCCTATTATGGGGTAAAGTATTTTGATACCTATCAGCCTGGTACATTCATATTTGATGACCTATTTATCGCAATGGGAAATGGGATCGGGATGTCAATTGGAGCGAAAGCTGCTTCACCAACTCGTATCGTCGCATGTATAACCGGAGATGGATGCATGTATATGCACGGAACAGAACTAGCTACTGCAGTGGACATTTCTGCGAATGTGATTTTCTTCATGTTCAATAACGGAAAGATCGATATGGTTGAAAAAGGAATGAAAAAATGGTTTGGTAGTTCTGTTAAAACTGTCTTTCAGCCTGCACTAGATGGTGTTAAATTTGCCGAATCTATGGGAGCTAGAGGAATATTAGTTCAAAACTTAGAAGATATTGAAGATGCTATTAACATAGCGATGAGCGAAAGTGGCCCAACCTTAATCGAGTTAATAGTTGATCCTGATGAAGTTCCACCTACTCTCAAAAGAGATGACTAA
- a CDS encoding GNAT family N-acetyltransferase, translating into MITIKRLNECTLQDAITAWNEGFSGYFTDVQMTIDVFLNRLTQEGLSANHSIVAFDGNKPIGIVLNGLRMIDGKKVAWNGGTGVATTYRGSGIGKKLIEETLAIYEKEGVDIATLEAIKQNEKAIRLYEKLGYVIEDKLFFFAHEGSFEINPFQDYLDEYKYIKTVPLAVQYLSFYKSMSSWQTQVKSVRDGEAILAVDSQTGEKVGYAFLKRNFNDDGLHVSTALYQCETASNRNDQQQVAASLLSQLFSPFDQKLKRITVNLSSNNQSVISLLQGAGFEKSVEQVYMKKICK; encoded by the coding sequence ATGATTACGATTAAACGATTAAATGAATGTACGTTACAAGATGCAATAACTGCTTGGAACGAGGGGTTTTCTGGATACTTTACTGATGTACAGATGACGATTGATGTTTTTTTGAATCGACTAACACAAGAAGGATTGTCAGCTAACCATTCTATTGTTGCTTTTGATGGTAATAAACCAATTGGCATCGTATTAAATGGACTAAGAATGATAGATGGAAAAAAGGTTGCGTGGAACGGTGGAACAGGTGTCGCAACAACATACAGGGGATCAGGAATAGGGAAAAAACTAATAGAAGAAACGTTAGCAATCTATGAAAAGGAAGGTGTTGATATCGCCACTTTAGAAGCTATTAAACAAAATGAAAAAGCCATTCGGTTGTATGAAAAATTAGGATATGTTATAGAAGACAAATTATTCTTTTTCGCTCATGAAGGTTCGTTTGAAATCAATCCTTTCCAAGACTACTTAGATGAATACAAGTATATAAAAACAGTTCCTCTAGCTGTTCAATATCTTTCGTTTTATAAAAGTATGTCTAGTTGGCAAACTCAGGTTAAGAGTGTGAGGGATGGAGAAGCTATCCTTGCTGTCGATTCCCAAACTGGGGAAAAGGTAGGATATGCGTTTTTAAAGCGCAATTTTAATGATGATGGATTACATGTAAGTACAGCGCTTTATCAATGTGAAACAGCATCAAATAGGAATGATCAACAACAGGTAGCTGCAAGTCTATTATCACAATTATTTTCTCCATTCGATCAAAAATTAAAGAGGATAACAGTGAACTTATCATCAAATAATCAATCAGTAATCTCGTTACTACAGGGAGCTGGGTTTGAGAAGAGCGTTGAACAAGTTTATATGAAGAAAATCTGTAAGTGA
- a CDS encoding YebC/PmpR family DNA-binding transcriptional regulator, with translation MGRKWNNIKEKKASKDKNTSRIYAKFGREIYVVAKQGEPDPESNQALKFVLERAKTYNVPKSIIERAIEKAKGGSEENYDELRYEGFGPNGSMVIVDTLTNNVNRTASEVRAAFGKNGGNMGVSGSVAYMFDATAVIGIEGKTADDVLEILMEADVDARDILEEDGAVIVYAEPEQFNAVQEALKNEGIEEFTVAELTMLAQNDITLSEDARAQFEKLVDVLEDLEDVQQVYHNVDLGE, from the coding sequence ATGGGTCGAAAGTGGAACAATATTAAAGAAAAAAAAGCATCAAAAGATAAAAATACAAGTCGTATTTATGCAAAATTTGGGCGTGAAATATACGTAGTAGCAAAACAGGGAGAACCTGATCCAGAATCAAATCAAGCATTAAAGTTTGTACTTGAACGTGCAAAAACGTACAATGTACCGAAATCAATTATCGAACGTGCTATCGAAAAAGCTAAGGGTGGTTCAGAAGAAAACTATGATGAGCTTCGTTATGAAGGTTTCGGACCAAACGGATCGATGGTTATCGTTGATACACTGACAAATAACGTAAATCGTACTGCATCGGAAGTCCGTGCTGCATTTGGTAAAAATGGTGGAAACATGGGTGTAAGTGGTTCAGTTGCATATATGTTTGATGCGACTGCTGTCATTGGTATTGAAGGAAAGACGGCAGATGACGTACTTGAAATCTTAATGGAAGCGGACGTTGATGCTCGGGATATTCTTGAAGAAGATGGAGCTGTAATTGTATATGCTGAACCAGAGCAGTTCAATGCTGTGCAAGAAGCATTGAAGAATGAGGGTATTGAAGAATTCACAGTTGCTGAATTAACGATGCTTGCTCAAAATGACATAACATTGTCAGAAGATGCACGAGCACAATTTGAGAAGCTAGTAGACGTATTAGAAGATTTAGAAGATGTTCAACAAGTGTATCATAATGTTGATTTAGGTGAGTAA
- the htpG gene encoding molecular chaperone HtpG translates to MTTKQFKAESKRLLEMMVNSIYSQREIFLRELISNSSDAIDKIYYKALTDEALSFDKDNYYITVEANKETRTLKISDTGIGMTKEDLENNLGTIAQSGSLAFKSETELKDGHDIIGQFGVGFYSAFMVADVVTVISKALGREEAYKWESKGADGYEIVPIEKDSVGTEIILSIKENTEEDSYDEFLEEYRLQAIIKKYSDFIRYPIKMDVTNSQLKEGSEDEYEEVTEEQTINSMVPIWRKNKSELSDEDYENFYAEKHYGFDKPLKHIHISVDGTVRYNAILFIPENMPFNYYSKEYEKGLELYSNGVLIMDKCADLLPDYFSFVKGMVDSEDLSLNISREILQHDRQLKVIAKNIQKKVKNELKSLLKNDREKYEAFYKSFGTQLKYGVYSEYGAHKELLQDLLMFYSSKEKKMVTLDEYVSRMPEDQKYIYYATGESPERIEKLPQTELVLDKGFEILYFTEDIDEFAAKMLMTYKEKEFKSVSSGDLGIEADEAETNTDEEKQENKDLFEKMKEILADKVKDVRASKRLKSHPVCLSTEGDVTIEMEKVLSAMPDNQNVKADKVLEINVNHDVFESLKAAFDKDEEKVRLYTNLLYNQALLIEGLEIQDPVEFTNDICKVMA, encoded by the coding sequence ATGACTACGAAGCAATTTAAGGCTGAGTCGAAACGATTATTAGAGATGATGGTTAACTCCATCTATTCCCAAAGAGAGATCTTTTTAAGAGAATTAATCTCAAATTCAAGTGATGCGATCGATAAAATTTATTATAAGGCATTAACTGACGAAGCTCTTAGTTTTGATAAAGATAATTATTATATTACAGTTGAAGCAAATAAGGAAACACGTACGTTGAAAATCTCTGATACTGGAATTGGAATGACGAAAGAAGATCTAGAGAACAACCTTGGAACGATCGCCCAAAGTGGTTCGTTAGCATTTAAGAGTGAAACGGAACTGAAGGATGGTCACGACATTATCGGTCAATTTGGTGTAGGGTTTTACTCAGCATTCATGGTGGCGGATGTTGTAACAGTAATCAGTAAAGCTCTTGGAAGAGAAGAAGCGTACAAGTGGGAATCAAAAGGTGCTGACGGTTATGAAATCGTACCTATTGAGAAGGACTCTGTTGGAACGGAAATTATCCTTTCTATTAAGGAAAATACTGAAGAAGATTCATATGATGAATTTTTAGAAGAATATCGTCTACAAGCAATTATTAAGAAGTATTCAGACTTCATTCGTTATCCAATTAAGATGGATGTGACAAATAGTCAGTTGAAAGAAGGCAGCGAGGACGAGTATGAAGAGGTAACTGAAGAGCAAACGATCAATAGTATGGTTCCGATTTGGAGAAAGAATAAGAGTGAGTTGTCCGATGAAGATTATGAGAATTTCTATGCGGAGAAGCACTATGGGTTTGATAAACCACTAAAGCATATTCACATTAGTGTGGATGGTACTGTACGATATAATGCAATTTTGTTTATTCCAGAGAACATGCCATTCAATTATTATTCAAAAGAATATGAAAAAGGGTTAGAGCTTTATTCAAACGGCGTCTTAATTATGGATAAGTGTGCGGATTTACTTCCTGATTATTTCAGTTTTGTAAAGGGTATGGTTGACTCTGAAGACTTATCGCTCAACATTTCTCGTGAAATTTTACAACATGATCGCCAGTTGAAGGTGATTGCGAAAAATATTCAAAAGAAAGTCAAAAACGAGCTGAAAAGCTTGTTAAAAAATGATCGTGAGAAATATGAAGCATTTTATAAATCATTCGGAACACAATTGAAGTATGGTGTGTATAGTGAATATGGTGCACATAAAGAGTTACTGCAAGATTTGTTAATGTTCTATTCTTCAAAAGAGAAGAAGATGGTTACATTGGATGAATATGTTTCACGTATGCCAGAAGATCAAAAATATATTTATTATGCAACAGGTGAATCACCTGAACGAATTGAAAAATTGCCTCAAACAGAACTAGTATTAGATAAAGGTTTTGAAATCTTATACTTTACAGAAGACATTGATGAGTTTGCAGCGAAAATGTTGATGACATACAAGGAAAAAGAATTCAAATCTGTATCAAGTGGTGACTTAGGCATCGAAGCAGACGAAGCTGAAACGAATACAGATGAGGAAAAACAAGAAAATAAAGATCTTTTTGAGAAAATGAAAGAGATTTTAGCTGATAAAGTGAAAGATGTTCGAGCATCGAAACGATTGAAGTCACACCCAGTTTGCTTATCAACTGAGGGAGATGTTACGATCGAAATGGAAAAAGTACTAAGCGCGATGCCAGATAATCAAAATGTCAAAGCTGACAAAGTTTTAGAAATTAATGTGAATCATGACGTTTTCGAATCGCTGAAAGCTGCGTTTGATAAAGATGAGGAGAAAGTTAGATTATATACAAATCTTCTCTATAATCAGGCGTTACTTATTGAAGGGTTAGAAATTCAAGACCCAGTTGAATTTACAAATGATATTTGTAAAGTAATGGCGTAA